The Deltaproteobacteria bacterium DNA segment ACGAGGCCGCGATCCCGAGCACGCCGATGATGATGAAGAACGGACTCGCGGTGAACCCCGAGAGCGCCACCTCGCTGGGCACCACCGCCAGCAGGATCCAGGCGATGATCATAACCAGGCCGACAACATAATCGGGCAAGACGTCGAAGGCCCAAAACACCGCCGCCCACGCCAGCAGCGCCAGCATGTGCATACCCGGCACCGGCAGCCCAGCCAGCGGCGGCGCCAGCCACAACCCCAGCCCCACACTCAAGCCGGCGGCAGCCCCAACCCAGCGCCAAGCGGCACTGGCCGCGATCGCACTGAGCCAGCGCGCGCGTGCCGGCTTGGCCGCGGGCGCCCGCAGCGCCGCGTTCATACGCTCCAATAACGCCGGCAGGAATTCCGCGATGATCGGCTCAGGCAGGCGGCTCACCCAGCCCTGCAAGAGATCGAAGCGGCCGCTGTCGAAGAGCGTGTCAAGGTGGCGCGCCAGCAGCACCGCCGCGGCGCGAAACTCCGCCGCCGCCAGCCACTGATCGACGGCAAGTTCCCAGCGGCCGGCGCGCTCGTACCAGGCTGCGGCTTGCCGCTGCAACGCGCGCACGCCATCGGCCCCGACCTCCGCCTCCAAACGGTCGAGCAGGAACTCGCGTACGGCCTCGAGGAAACTCAACCCGTTGTGGTGGCGCGCCGCCCACACGCCGGCGGCCTCGATCGCCGCCAACTCCTCGGCCACATCGTTGCCCCCCTCCAGCTGGCGCACCAGCGCCGGGTCAAGCGTGCTGAGTACGGCCGTGCGCACCAGCAAACCGCGGCGCGCCGGCGGCTCGGCCGCAAACAGCGCCGCCATCTGCTGGCTGAACGCCGCTTGCAACTTCGACAGCTCGCGGTTGTTGCGGTACAGCCGGTCGCCGATAACCTGGGTGAAGTAACGGATCAGCCAGGGATTCTCTTCGACCAGGTTGTCGAACTTCTCTTTCGGCAGCCGCCACAGCGCCACCGTCGTGCGCGCCACCACCGTGGCCGAACGCGGCCGGTCGGAGAACAAGGCGCGCTCGCCGAACCAATCGTTCGCCCCGTTGATCGCCACCAACTCGCGCTGTCCCCCGCCGCGATTGACCAGTACCTCAACCTCACCGCTCTTGATAATGTAGAAGTCGCGCGCTTCGTCGCCTTCGTAGCACAGCACCGTGCCGGCCTCGTGGTACTCCTCCCGCAAGTCGGCGATGACCCTCGCGAAGCTGCCCGGCGGCAACTCGGCGAACAGCGGGATTCGGCGCAACACCGCCGCCAGTGATTCCATAGCTCCGCGCCTATAGCACGGAACCGGCGAGAGGAATGAGCGCTCCCCTGCCCTTTAGCCCGAATGGAGCGGCCGGAAGTTTCTCCGGACGCCTGAGCGATTGCGGCAGTCAAACCGTGACGCGGACGGACGCCTCCGAACTCTCTGCCCAACCGACCACGTCCGCAAAGCTGTCCCGCTTAGCGCGGTTGTCGTTGTTGGTATCGAATGACGAGCAGTGATCCGGCGGCAGCGAGTTGCCGGCCCGGAACTCCTACCCCAGGCACCCGCTCAGCGCGGCGTTCACCGCTTTCACCAGCTCATCGACGGTGACGTACCCGTCGTCGCCGCAGTCACCGAGTGCCCGCCGAGATTTGCCAGAGCTGCCATGAACCTTTTGTGGCCTGATCCCCGGCACCCGACGCCCGACACCGAACCCCCGACAGTCTTCACCCCCCGCACCCATTCAACGCGTTGTTCACCGCGCGCACCAACTCGTCAACGGTGACTCGATCGTCGTCGTTGGTGTCGAACGACGAGCAGTCGTCCAGCGACGCGCTGCCGAGGGCGATGTTGACGCCGGTGACGAATTCGTGGACGCTCAGCTGATGAGGGGCAAGAAGAGCGCACGATGGACCCGGAGTCAGGGTAGGCGAACGGGCAATAATGAAGCTGAGGGGCGCTGCGGTTACCGCAGCTTGAAAAAGTCTTCGCGAGAGATGCCGGTGCCGTCGAGAATGGCACTGAGCGTTTTCGGTTTGAGGCTGGTGCCCTTGTGGCACGGGACACTCACCATGCCCGGCTTGGCCGGGTGCCGGTAGTAGTGGTGTGAGCCGCGCGTGTGGTCGAGGCGCCAGCCTTGGCGTTCGAGCACACGGATGATCTGCTGCGCAGTTGCCGTGAGCCGCGACATCGTCAGCGGGGCATATTCACGGCGACAGGAACGACCAAGGGGCTATCCTCCATGGGAATGGCCTCTCCGTGTTTGCGAAGCGATTCGAGGTAACCAATGATGGCCTCCTTGACCAGCTCCTTGGCTTCCTCGAACGTGTCGCCCTCGGTCACCAGACCGGGCAGTGCGGGCACAGTGACGGTGTACCCTCCTTTGCCATCGGGGTCGAAGACGGCAGTGTACAGATACCGGTCGGCATGAATCCTCGTGCTGTGCTTTTTTGAAGTCCCGTGGGCCATTTATATTCACTGTAAGCGGTCAGTGCCACAATCGTCAAGCGATTCAAGCCGGGGTGGCAGACAGAACTCTCCTCTGATCAGCCGGCACTCTTCCACCTGACGCCTTCCGTTTGAC contains these protein-coding regions:
- a CDS encoding type II toxin-antitoxin system HicB family antitoxin, which translates into the protein MAHGTSKKHSTRIHADRYLYTAVFDPDGKGGYTVTVPALPGLVTEGDTFEEAKELVKEAIIGYLESLRKHGEAIPMEDSPLVVPVAVNMPR
- a CDS encoding anion permease gives rise to the protein MESLAAVLRRIPLFAELPPGSFARVIADLREEYHEAGTVLCYEGDEARDFYIIKSGEVEVLVNRGGGQRELVAINGANDWFGERALFSDRPRSATVVARTTVALWRLPKEKFDNLVEENPWLIRYFTQVIGDRLYRNNRELSKLQAAFSQQMAALFAAEPPARRGLLVRTAVLSTLDPALVRQLEGGNDVAEELAAIEAAGVWAARHHNGLSFLEAVREFLLDRLEAEVGADGVRALQRQAAAWYERAGRWELAVDQWLAAAEFRAAAVLLARHLDTLFDSGRFDLLQGWVSRLPEPIIAEFLPALLERMNAALRAPAAKPARARWLSAIAASAAWRWVGAAAGLSVGLGLWLAPPLAGLPVPGMHMLALLAWAAVFWAFDVLPDYVVGLVMIIAWILLAVVPSEVALSGFTASPFFIIIGVLGIAASLQSSGLLFRLALHVLRRFPLTYRGQALGLALSGTAISSCIPDVTSGVALAGPIILAQSESLGYGRLSRGSAGLAMAAVLGFGQMSPFFLTGAAENLLAWGLLPEAARAQISWGGWALAALPLALVTFVSGFVATMLFFPAEFPPTVSPGLIETQIEALGRPSRAELVNGAVLLAAMLGWISGPYHGVDAAWVAMSGLAVLLAADLLDRATFRAGIYWDFLFYLGAVLGLTGVVRHVGVDRWIIDLLTPMLAPLAASPGRFLLMMALVIFAARFVLPSFPLVSLLTITVVPIAAGAGIDPLPLVLVLCTAVTVWFLPYQSTYYLALYFSTKEKAFTHGQVRLLAWSYGLIYLLAIAAAIPYWRLLGLLP
- a CDS encoding type II toxin-antitoxin system HicA family toxin; protein product: MSRLTATAQQIIRVLERQGWRLDHTRGSHHYYRHPAKPGMVSVPCHKGTSLKPKTLSAILDGTGISREDFFKLR